The Sulfolobus acidocaldarius DSM 639 genome has a window encoding:
- a CDS encoding ATP-binding protein, with product MEFDPKNFIDEVKPQLEKILDGKAIAAVSGGVDSTTAATLTYKLMGDKVIPIIIDTGFLREGEVEKVKNMVKNVLPLQVVDAKEKFLRALEGLSDAEEKRKTFRKIFYDILSELVRKYNAKYLIQGTIAADWVETQGGIKTQHNVLVQLGIDTEREWGFKVVEPLADLYKNEVRKLGEYLGLPKEIYNRQPFPGPGLLVRTVGKLTIEKLELVRKATTVVEKYLDGMGISQYFAFIFEAQSEKHDELSKRVGSNVFTYKKIKATGVKGDVRAYGRVAKIETNEEDYEKLRELMEMVTSSDVTHVVIPVARREDGEYTVGIRAVSTEDFMTAEITKLDRGILSKIGNEILNISKKIHEVVYDITTKPPATIELE from the coding sequence ATGGAGTTCGATCCGAAAAATTTCATTGATGAAGTAAAGCCACAATTAGAAAAGATATTAGACGGAAAGGCAATTGCTGCAGTTAGCGGAGGAGTAGATAGCACAACAGCTGCCACACTTACCTACAAATTAATGGGAGATAAGGTAATACCTATAATAATCGATACTGGATTTTTGAGAGAAGGAGAGGTTGAAAAAGTGAAAAATATGGTGAAAAACGTCTTACCTTTACAAGTTGTTGACGCAAAGGAAAAATTTCTTAGGGCATTAGAAGGATTATCTGATGCTGAGGAAAAACGAAAAACTTTCCGAAAGATATTTTATGATATATTGTCTGAGCTGGTTAGAAAATATAACGCAAAATACCTTATACAAGGTACCATAGCAGCAGATTGGGTAGAGACGCAGGGAGGGATAAAAACACAACATAACGTCTTAGTACAATTGGGTATCGACACGGAGAGAGAATGGGGGTTTAAAGTTGTTGAGCCTTTAGCTGACCTTTACAAGAATGAGGTGAGAAAATTGGGTGAATACCTTGGATTACCAAAGGAGATATACAATAGGCAACCGTTCCCTGGACCAGGGCTTTTGGTAAGAACCGTGGGTAAACTTACGATTGAAAAACTAGAGCTGGTTAGAAAGGCTACAACAGTAGTAGAGAAATATTTAGATGGCATGGGTATATCACAGTATTTTGCGTTTATTTTTGAGGCTCAAAGTGAAAAACATGATGAACTTAGTAAAAGAGTTGGGAGCAATGTCTTCACATATAAGAAGATCAAAGCCACAGGTGTAAAAGGAGATGTAAGAGCTTATGGTAGGGTGGCTAAAATAGAAACTAATGAGGAAGACTATGAGAAACTGAGAGAATTAATGGAAATGGTTACGAGTAGTGACGTCACCCATGTTGTTATACCAGTCGCTAGAAGAGAAGATGGTGAATATACAGTAGGAATAAGAGCTGTCTCTACGGAAGATTTTATGACAGCTGAAATAACTAAACTTGATAGAGGGATTCTCAGCAAAATAGGGAATGAAATACTCAATATATCTAAAAAAATACATGAGGTTGTTTATGATATTACTACTAAGCCACCGGCGACCATTGAGCTTGAGTAA
- the cobS gene encoding adenosylcobinamide-GDP ribazoletransferase, protein MGRILKAILGQLSFFTIIPSPSASLEEIAEFSFISPLMVGIITGIIDWFVVLLGIRLIGSLGALLLIPTVEIIRGFHHLDGLLDMGDALMVGKERRPQVLHDLQTGSGAIGLFLVYFSIFLIATLNLNVSNLWFFLPSEVLARASAISLLGLMKPIPGSYLGKVFHDKMRDKLFSIKFLLVQVFAILFSSPVLILAYVILLLVFYLMAKLVFDGMSGDIVGAIITLSFPIYLLVAEKTCYHYFIFQYSLTLP, encoded by the coding sequence ATGGGGAGGATATTAAAGGCAATATTAGGGCAACTATCATTTTTCACGATAATACCTTCTCCGAGTGCGTCTTTAGAGGAGATAGCAGAGTTCTCCTTCATCTCGCCACTCATGGTCGGTATAATTACAGGTATAATAGACTGGTTTGTTGTCTTGTTAGGTATAAGGCTTATAGGTAGCTTAGGTGCTCTTCTACTAATACCTACAGTGGAGATAATTAGGGGATTTCACCATTTGGATGGTCTATTGGACATGGGGGACGCATTGATGGTGGGAAAGGAGAGAAGACCGCAAGTTCTTCATGATCTACAGACCGGGTCGGGGGCTATAGGTCTATTTTTAGTTTATTTTTCTATATTTCTTATAGCTACACTTAACTTGAATGTAAGCAATCTGTGGTTCTTCCTCCCATCCGAGGTTCTAGCGAGGGCAAGCGCAATATCCCTTCTAGGTCTAATGAAGCCGATTCCCGGTAGTTATCTGGGAAAAGTGTTTCATGATAAAATGAGGGACAAACTATTCTCTATTAAATTCCTCCTCGTACAAGTATTTGCAATACTCTTCTCATCACCTGTACTTATCTTGGCTTACGTTATCCTACTTCTCGTGTTCTACCTAATGGCTAAGTTAGTTTTTGACGGGATGTCAGGCGATATAGTAGGAGCTATTATAACTTTATCTTTTCCAATTTACTTACTAGTTGCTGAGAAGACTTGTTACCATTACTTTATCTTTCAATACTCTTTGACCTTACCTTAG
- a CDS encoding cobalamin biosynthesis protein has product MLPLLYLSILFDLTLGEPPVIIHPVVWVGKISSRLIKPFSNRFYGIFFWIVSVVPILFILCIPLYFPWYVELPLLVIFLKTTFSIKLLYSLVKKSTPVTTYSRSYSQQLVRRNVYELSEGHVRSAVIESLFESTVDGIISPIFWFLVLGYPGALLQRLANTMDSMVGYKTPEYREQGWFSAKLDTILNYIPARITALLMLLSAYLLGLRPKSTLRILKESKIESPNAKYPISFASSILNVRLEKIGFYNVGLNGWNLPEDNHVKIALNLFKVTLILFLAIFSILYYYLYGLSLFSYPYGFIELVNSKFMGY; this is encoded by the coding sequence TTGTTACCATTACTTTATCTTTCAATACTCTTTGACCTTACCTTAGGGGAACCTCCAGTTATAATACATCCTGTAGTATGGGTAGGGAAAATATCATCTAGATTAATAAAACCTTTCTCCAACAGGTTTTATGGAATATTCTTCTGGATAGTGTCTGTCGTTCCGATTCTGTTCATCCTCTGTATACCTTTATACTTTCCTTGGTATGTAGAACTACCACTACTGGTCATTTTTCTAAAGACCACCTTTTCCATTAAGTTACTATATTCGTTGGTCAAGAAGAGCACACCTGTTACCACTTACAGTAGGTCATACTCACAGCAGTTAGTCAGGAGAAATGTTTATGAGTTAAGTGAGGGTCACGTTAGATCTGCCGTAATAGAGTCATTATTTGAAAGTACTGTAGATGGAATAATATCCCCAATATTTTGGTTTCTCGTTTTAGGCTATCCAGGTGCATTATTACAAAGGTTAGCGAATACCATGGATAGCATGGTCGGATATAAGACACCTGAGTACAGGGAACAGGGATGGTTCTCCGCTAAATTAGATACTATTTTAAACTACATCCCAGCCAGAATAACTGCCTTGTTGATGTTATTATCAGCATATCTTTTAGGGTTAAGACCAAAAAGCACTCTAAGGATACTGAAAGAGAGCAAAATAGAGAGCCCCAATGCTAAATATCCCATCTCATTTGCTTCATCAATACTAAACGTCCGGTTAGAAAAAATTGGATTTTATAACGTGGGTTTAAATGGATGGAATTTACCAGAAGATAACCACGTGAAAATTGCCCTAAATCTATTTAAAGTGACTCTAATCCTCTTTCTCGCTATTTTTTCAATCTTGTATTATTACCTTTATGGCTTGTCCCTCTTCAGCTACCCTTACGGCTTCATTGAACTGGTCAATAGTAAATTTATGGGTTACTAG
- the htpX gene encoding zinc metalloprotease HtpX, with the protein MAVSLLKFRLGMVLSAISVIILGFLVAYGLLGYLFGFAYTSIIVTGALAFVTFFTIIQWLLGPLMIKAAYRLIEVKADDPTYGWVYNLVQEVATYNNMSMPKVYVAPVNFPNAFAFSSPLFGKNMAITTPLINILNKDEIKAVIGHEIGHLRHRDTEILLAVSLIPTLMYWLGYSLWWGGLLGGGGGGRNSNSGLLFLIGIVLIAVSFVFNIFVLFLNRMREAYADVNSALTIPNGASNLQTALAKIVIYTDPGIVDRVKQKSGGVAKMLLFSGTDVSNEEIPSYKAQELVNYWRTQKVGILSDLFSDHPHPAKRIKLLDKFTQAQWSPVA; encoded by the coding sequence ATGGCGGTAAGTCTCCTTAAATTTAGATTAGGAATGGTTTTATCTGCAATATCTGTCATTATTCTGGGATTTCTAGTAGCTTATGGATTACTTGGGTACTTGTTTGGGTTCGCTTACACATCGATTATCGTTACAGGTGCTTTAGCCTTTGTGACATTTTTTACAATCATACAATGGTTATTGGGTCCTCTTATGATAAAAGCTGCGTATAGGCTAATTGAAGTGAAGGCTGACGACCCAACTTATGGTTGGGTATATAACTTAGTTCAGGAAGTAGCAACCTATAACAATATGAGTATGCCTAAGGTTTATGTTGCACCTGTAAATTTCCCTAATGCATTTGCATTTAGTAGTCCTTTATTTGGAAAGAATATGGCAATAACGACTCCTCTTATAAACATACTCAATAAGGACGAGATTAAAGCGGTAATAGGACACGAAATAGGTCATTTAAGACATAGGGACACTGAGATATTACTAGCTGTAAGTTTAATTCCGACCTTAATGTATTGGTTAGGCTACTCATTATGGTGGGGAGGATTACTTGGAGGTGGAGGCGGCGGAAGAAATAGTAACTCTGGTTTACTGTTTCTCATAGGCATAGTATTAATTGCGGTCAGTTTCGTATTCAACATTTTCGTGTTATTCCTAAATAGGATGAGAGAAGCATACGCTGATGTTAATTCAGCACTTACAATTCCCAATGGTGCTAGCAACCTACAGACTGCCTTAGCCAAGATAGTGATTTACACAGACCCAGGAATAGTTGATAGGGTAAAGCAGAAAAGTGGAGGTGTAGCAAAGATGCTGCTGTTCTCTGGAACAGATGTGAGTAATGAGGAAATTCCATCATATAAAGCACAGGAACTTGTTAATTATTGGAGAACACAAAAAGTAGGAATATTATCAGACCTTTTCAGTGACCATCCACATCCAGCAAAAAGAATTAAATTATTGGACAAATTTACTCAAGCTCAATGGTCGCCGGTGGCTTAG
- a CDS encoding CBS domain-containing protein translates to MDESLSEQDIVKEYMRSPVISVDKKTKISEIAKIMTEKNIGSVIVTENNKPIGIITERDIVRAIGKGKNLESTAEEIMTVSLITIREDSPIAGALSLMRQFNIRHLPVINDKRELVGILSIRDVARAIDNLLEGD, encoded by the coding sequence ATGGATGAGAGCTTGAGTGAACAGGATATTGTAAAAGAGTATATGAGGTCGCCAGTGATTTCAGTAGATAAGAAGACGAAAATTAGTGAAATAGCCAAAATAATGACAGAGAAAAATATTGGTTCAGTGATAGTTACAGAAAATAATAAGCCAATTGGCATAATCACTGAGAGAGACATAGTGAGAGCTATAGGTAAAGGTAAGAACCTGGAAAGCACTGCAGAGGAAATTATGACAGTTTCATTAATAACCATAAGAGAGGATTCACCGATAGCAGGAGCATTATCCCTAATGAGGCAGTTTAACATAAGACACTTACCTGTAATTAACGATAAGAGGGAATTAGTTGGGATTCTCTCCATTAGAGATGTAGCTAGAGCTATAGATAACTTACTTGAAGGTGATTAG
- a CDS encoding zinc-dependent dehydrogenase: MDKPSIKEKGDIIIKMKACGLCGTDIEKLRGQYTASQPIIGHEPSGIIEESSVDSLKPGQRVFAHHHVPCYECYYCTHGSATMCPHYRRTNIEPGGFAEYFRVPAWNVKRGGVLVLPDHVSFEEGAFIEPLATVVRAQRRVKLNRGDNVLVVGAGPMGLLHVMLSKVNGASKTIVTDIADFRVEYAYKVGADYSFNSKKIDTINEVKKLTDGRGVDIAIIASGAPSAILSGLLSVRKGGQVLLFGVPFKGTVLNYDISDLLNNEISIISSNAAIEEDTVDALKIISERKIDVSKLVTHKFTIDQFNEAVRVAEEGQAIKVIIQD; the protein is encoded by the coding sequence ATGGATAAACCTTCAATCAAGGAAAAAGGAGATATTATAATAAAGATGAAAGCCTGTGGGCTATGTGGTACTGATATCGAAAAACTTCGCGGACAATACACAGCGTCTCAGCCAATTATAGGTCATGAACCATCAGGGATCATTGAGGAGTCAAGTGTAGATAGTCTAAAACCCGGTCAGAGAGTATTCGCACATCATCACGTTCCTTGTTATGAGTGTTATTATTGCACTCATGGAAGTGCAACCATGTGTCCTCACTATAGAAGGACTAATATTGAGCCCGGAGGTTTTGCAGAATACTTTAGAGTCCCAGCCTGGAATGTGAAAAGGGGAGGTGTACTAGTTCTTCCTGATCATGTTAGTTTTGAGGAAGGAGCCTTCATTGAACCTTTGGCAACTGTTGTAAGAGCACAAAGGAGGGTCAAGTTAAACAGAGGAGATAATGTGTTGGTAGTAGGAGCAGGACCTATGGGATTGCTCCACGTAATGCTAAGTAAGGTAAATGGAGCCTCTAAAACCATAGTAACTGACATAGCAGATTTTAGGGTTGAGTATGCTTATAAAGTAGGGGCTGATTACTCATTTAATTCTAAAAAGATAGACACTATAAATGAGGTTAAGAAACTAACAGACGGTAGAGGAGTGGATATAGCTATTATAGCTTCAGGCGCACCTTCAGCAATCTTATCAGGTCTTCTCTCTGTAAGAAAAGGAGGTCAAGTTCTCCTGTTTGGAGTTCCATTTAAGGGTACTGTCCTGAACTATGATATAAGTGATCTCTTAAACAACGAAATCTCAATAATCTCAAGTAATGCCGCTATTGAAGAAGATACTGTAGATGCGTTGAAAATAATATCTGAGAGAAAAATAGACGTTTCCAAACTAGTAACCCATAAATTTACTATTGACCAGTTCAATGAAGCCGTAAGGGTAGCTGAAGAGGGACAAGCCATAAAGGTAATAATACAAGATTGA
- a CDS encoding cobyric acid synthase produces MAVIIASTMSDSGKSTIVTGLSKLFHVKPFKAQNMSLNSYATLDYGEIAFIQAYQSIGAGFSPERYMNPLLLKPSGNGLLEVIFFGESKGLFRPQDYYSTLNYFWTEIEKNFSNEFIVESAGGIEPNFLDKDLALKVSANFNVPIILVLDIDRGGAFTSALGSYLSLPVSLREKLRGFIINKFRGDEKFLEPGIKWVEERTNMKYLGSLPYFEEPLIMPEDSMNLNEVGNGEMEVSIIAYPQMSNFNEFYALNNSNAHLKFVKKPTQITDSDLVILPGSKNTIKSLEWLKSRGFTDFLKRKPVLGICGGFQIMGSKMIDNSGGLELGDVNQVDGLGLFGINTVYEKEKVVSLSSAQLGIEGYEIRRGRIEYINEEPLTYITRRGKMTVYVPDGVLKGDKLGLSIHGSMFSPGGKKVLSEVFGLKIYAEDLETEIKKQVDNLSRVLKQHVDVDKIYELYI; encoded by the coding sequence ATGGCAGTTATAATAGCTTCCACAATGAGTGACTCAGGAAAATCCACAATTGTGACGGGCTTAAGCAAACTATTTCATGTTAAACCTTTTAAAGCCCAAAACATGTCCCTGAATAGTTATGCAACATTAGATTATGGGGAGATAGCTTTTATTCAGGCTTATCAATCTATTGGCGCAGGTTTTTCCCCTGAGAGATATATGAACCCGTTATTACTTAAACCATCAGGTAACGGATTGTTAGAGGTCATCTTTTTTGGTGAATCGAAGGGTCTATTTAGACCTCAAGACTACTATTCAACACTCAATTATTTTTGGACTGAAATAGAGAAAAATTTCTCTAATGAATTTATTGTAGAATCTGCTGGTGGTATAGAGCCAAATTTTTTAGATAAAGATTTAGCATTAAAAGTCTCTGCTAATTTTAACGTTCCAATTATTTTAGTTCTCGATATAGATAGGGGCGGAGCTTTCACATCAGCATTGGGATCTTATTTATCCTTGCCTGTTTCTTTGAGGGAAAAATTAAGGGGTTTTATAATAAATAAGTTTAGGGGAGATGAAAAGTTCCTGGAACCAGGGATAAAGTGGGTTGAGGAGAGAACAAATATGAAATACTTAGGCAGCTTACCGTATTTCGAGGAACCATTAATAATGCCAGAGGACTCCATGAACCTCAATGAGGTAGGAAACGGAGAAATGGAGGTTAGTATAATAGCTTATCCGCAGATGAGCAATTTCAATGAGTTCTATGCCCTAAATAACTCTAATGCTCACCTTAAATTTGTAAAGAAACCTACGCAAATAACTGATTCAGACCTAGTGATCTTACCAGGTAGCAAAAATACAATAAAGAGTTTAGAGTGGCTTAAGAGCAGAGGCTTTACTGATTTCCTAAAGAGGAAACCCGTTCTCGGTATATGTGGGGGATTTCAGATCATGGGGAGTAAAATGATTGATAATAGTGGAGGACTAGAACTTGGAGATGTTAATCAGGTGGATGGACTAGGATTATTCGGAATTAACACTGTGTACGAGAAGGAAAAAGTCGTGAGTTTATCATCAGCCCAGTTAGGAATAGAGGGGTATGAAATAAGGAGAGGAAGAATAGAATACATCAATGAAGAGCCTCTAACCTACATCACGAGAAGAGGGAAAATGACGGTTTATGTGCCAGATGGAGTACTTAAAGGAGATAAGTTAGGTCTAAGTATTCATGGCTCCATGTTCTCCCCAGGAGGAAAGAAGGTTCTTAGCGAGGTATTTGGTCTTAAAATATATGCTGAGGATTTGGAAACTGAAATAAAAAAGCAGGTAGATAATCTCTCACGCGTCTTAAAGCAACACGTAGATGTAGATAAAATTTATGAGCTATACATTTAA